The following nucleotide sequence is from bacterium.
ATCTATATAAGATATTGATAATAAGTATTATAAGTAACTGGCATTCATATTGCTCTTGACTCTGTTACGATTAAACCTCGAATAGTGAAGAGGTGTCACTACCACATCACCATCGGTTTGAACTCAGAGAAAGGAGACAATCATGAAATGGGAAGCTTTGACGCAACAAAAGACCGACCTTAGCGCAACCATCGTTACAATTACGATGGAATCGGTGGGTCGTGGATTTCACACCGAAGTGGTATTTGGCAATGGCGAAGTACGCGAAGCTTATGGAAACACTGCTCGGAACGCTTTGAAAGAAGCGATTTCAAATTTCAATCCAGGCGCGGAACGCGTTTTTGCCATCTAACGATGTAACACGTAGTAAGGGGAGGATGTGATGCCGCTCAGCGACCGCATAACATTAACAGAGAGTGGATTCCTGTTCGACCATAGCTCGGGAATTACGTATACACTGAACGGTACGGGCACTGCGATTATGCAGATGTTGCTCGACGCAAAAGGACCTGAGGATATTATTTCCGAATTGATGATTCGGTTCGAAGTAGAAGAGCGTGATGCTCGATTCGATTTGGATCAGTTTGTTTCGCAAATCCGAAAATTTAATCTGATCTAAGTATCAGGATCCATACAAATCCGCCTTGTGATAAGATTGTCCGCGGGCGAGCTAAGGGAGCATCAAGCATGAATTCTGATCAGGTAGTAGATTCCACTCAACCAAAAGCTATCGCAATCACGGGATTGCAAGCCACCGATAACCCGGCGCCGGG
It contains:
- a CDS encoding PqqD family protein codes for the protein MPLSDRITLTESGFLFDHSSGITYTLNGTGTAIMQMLLDAKGPEDIISELMIRFEVEERDARFDLDQFVSQIRKFNLI